One Miscanthus floridulus cultivar M001 chromosome 11, ASM1932011v1, whole genome shotgun sequence DNA window includes the following coding sequences:
- the LOC136494149 gene encoding uncharacterized protein C594.04c-like codes for MAGRNLKNMVVAFLVPLPSILFYLSFVRAGGDTGASPLSSWCAAHPLLLANILFFLNVDVLFWLVGLLSNHWLIDLYWTVIPVMLLHYYRGHPASVVDAVRSAVAMGLTWVWSARLTHNYLRREGWEFGKREDWRFNEMRGQYGKTWWWMSFLAVYLSQQVFLIGICLPMYAIHSSNQPWGIWDLVATAACIAGIVIAHFADTQLHKFVTRNEKLKQLGEPTVPTLEDGLWRYSRHPNYFGEQLWWWGLYLFAWNLGQRWMFIGPLVNSLCLGYVTVLVERRMLKQEHRAEAYKLYQKRTSVWIPWFRKAVPESKLKET; via the exons ATGGCCGGCCGCAACCTCAAGAACATGGTCGTCGCCTTCCTCGTCCCGCTCCCCTCCATCCTCTTCTACCTTTCCTTCGTCCGCGCCGGCGGGGACACCGGCGCCAGCCCGCTCTCCTCGTGGTGCGCCGCGCACCCTCTGCTCCTCGCcaacatcctcttcttcctcaacgTCGACGTCCTCTTCTGGCTCGTCGGCCTCCTCTCCAACCACTGG CTCATTGACCTGTACTGGACCGTCATCCCTGTGatgctgctgcactactaccgcGGCCACCCTGCGTCTGTTGTGGACGCTGTGAGGTCGGCGGTGGCCATGGGGCTCACCTGGGTGTGGAGCGCCAGGCTCACGCACAACTACCTCAGGCGGGAGGGGTGGGAGTTTGGCAAGAGGGAGGACTGGAGGTTCAACGAGATGCGTGGCCAGTACGGCAAGACCTGGTGGTGGATGTCATTCTTGGCCGTCTACCTCTCCCAACAG GTGTTCCTGATCGGCATCTGCCTGCCCATGTACGCCATCCACTCCAGCAACCAGCCATGGGGCATCTGGGACCTCGTGGCCACAGCCGCCTGCATTGCTGGAATTGTCATTGCTCACTTTGCCGACACCCAGCTGCACAAGTTCGTCACCAGGAACGAGAAGCTGAAGCAGTTGGGTGAGCCAACCGTCCCAACTCTTGAGGATGGCCTGTGGCGATACTCGCGCCACCCCAACTACTTTGGTGAGCAGCTCTGGTGGTGGGGCTTGTACCTCTTTGCCTGGAACCTGGGCCAGCGATGGATGTTCATCGGGCCTCTTGTCAATAGCCTGTGCCTTGGCTACGTCACGGTGCTGGTCGAGCGTCGCATGCTGAAGCAGGAGCACCGTGCTGAGGCGTACAAGCTGTACCAGAAGAGGACATCGGTGTGGATCCCTTGGTTCAGGAAGGCCGTCCCTGAATCGAAGCTGAAGGAGACCTAA